In Centropristis striata isolate RG_2023a ecotype Rhode Island chromosome 5, C.striata_1.0, whole genome shotgun sequence, a single genomic region encodes these proteins:
- the LOC131971099 gene encoding probable G-protein coupled receptor 139 produces MLSRSSTFYLMAISVADTLVLIFIVVLELSVKYHQQEPFWSYEPWCSLRDIFNYGACNASTWLVVVFTVERFVALHTWKMKTKICTLRCAALTTAAVFLFSHLFAIPYYWSNASVYENNQTRCIYKPEASTQFIHALVGLQTLEAYILPFFIILTLNGLTLRLISRSNRVHITSHLTSRVNKVMPLLHSRKRKSVVLLVTVSMSFVLLSITRAITQIILRTTHMYSLDRNDYNHRINIAADTGTMLSLSNAAANMYLYACTQSKFRQEFFTCARQVYFYCR; encoded by the coding sequence ATGCTTTCCAGGTCCAGCACCTTCTACCTGATGGCCATTTCTGTGGCCGACACCCTTGTTCTGATCTTCATTGTGGTTCTGGAGCTTTCTGTGAAGTACCACCAGCAGGAGCCTTTTTGGAGCTACGAGCCATGGTGCAGCCTAAGGGACATCTTTAACTACGGAGCGTGCAATGCCTCAACGTGGCTGgtggttgtttttacagtggagCGTTTCGTTGCCTTACACACAtggaaaatgaaaactaaaatatgCACCCTGAGATGCGCAGCATTGACTACAGCAGCTGTTTTCCTTTTCAGTCATCTTTTTGCCATTCCGTATTACTGGTCTAATGCGTCAGTCTACGAGAACAACCAGACCAGATGTATTTACAAACCGGAGGCCTCCACTCAGTTCATTCATGCTCTGGTTGGCCTTCAAACACTTGAGGCATACATTCTCCCCTTCTTCATCATTCTAACACTCAACGGGCTGACTCTGCGCCTCATCTCTCGCAGCAATCGGGTTCATATAACATCTCATTTGACTTCTAGGGTCAACAAAGTCATGCCCCTGCTGCATTCCAGGAAGAGAAAATCTGTGGTGCTACTTGTGACTGTGTCCATGAGTTTTGTGCTGCTGTCCATCACACGTGCTATAACTCAGATCATCCTCCGCACCACTCACATGTACAGTTTGGACCGGAATGATTACAACCACCGGATAAATATTGCAGCAGACACTGGCACCATGCTGAGCCTCAGCAATGCTGCTGCTAACATGTACCTCTATGCATGCACTCAGTCCAAGTTTCGCCAGGAGTTCTTTACTTGTGCCAGACAAGTGTACTTCTACTGCAGGTAA